TCATATCAACTTCAGGATCCGCTTTCCTGCCAGATCTACCTTTCCGCAGGATCGGGCGGTCAACTCTGGATGAGTAGTTCAGCGCTACGAAAATTCACACTGATGAATACCGGAATCAAAATGGACAAGAAGAAAATTGCCGATGGCCTGGGTTCTCAACCGATGCAATTGATTGGCAATAATCTGTATCTGGCCCGCCGACTGCTTTCTTCTAACTCAGTCATCTTCACCATCGCTAATCGCGATGAGATGTCCAGCACCTGGAAATCGATTTTAGGCACCGACATTCTGGCAACATACCCTTATGGAGATAAACAAACCAGTGGCTTACTCTGCCTTACGTCGGATGGAGATATTTTTCGGCTTCGCGATAGCGACTTTGCAGCTGACGCATCCAGTTTCATCGAGAGAACGATCACACAATTAAAGCTCCCTGAAGGCCTCACCGCGCCACTGAAAACAACACAGTTTGAAAACGGAAAAATAGCCGTATCCTGTGGTTTACCGGAACCAACTCTCTGGATCCTCAATTCATTTGGTCAACTCGAACAAACCATCGAACTGAAAGCCCCATTGTATACGATGCCCATTTTACTGGGAGACGGCATCGCCCTTCCGTTCGAGAAAAAAATCGCCGTCTTTCGTAAAGGACGAGGACTCAATACTGTTCAGGAGTTCGTCCTCCCGGAAAACATTGCTGCAGACGCAAAGTGGAAGCAACTGATCCCAGTTTCCAAAGATCAGTGCATCGCAATCACATCCACCGGCCAAATCATCTCCCTGCAATACCGTACGACCCCCGTTCGGCATCTTGCTGTACTCTCAATCGCTGACTTAAAACAGCCCATCGACTTTAAAGCAGCAAAAGGCACCAACCTTCTCGCCATCACCGATGCTTCTGGTCAACTGCAACTGCTCGACGCAAAAACCACTCAAGTGAAAGCAAAACATCAGCTGCCAACCCCGGCCACCAATGATCTCTGGATCATGAATGATCTTCTGTTTGTCGAATCCAAACAAAATTTAAGCTGCTTCAGCATGAAAGAGGGTCTGCAAAAATCATGGGATCTCAAACTGCCCGACTCTTCTCTGGCAGGTGCCCCCTCAATGATCGACAAACAGCTTTTACTCTCGCTCCAGAATGGGACCTTGCTGTCAGTTGATCCGCAATCCGGTCAAATTCACTCCAAAGCCGATGTTCCCTTACCTGCCAGTGGATCCATTGTGAATCTGGAAAAACTTTTCGTCGTACCAACCGTAGATGGAAGCTTGTATCGAATTGATCAGGTCCTGCAGCAGAAAGGACAAGCATCACTATGATTCCCTTCAAAACGATCATGCTGCAGATCAGCTTTTTGAGCATGCTGCTATTTGTCGTGGGGCAACCAGCCTCCGATGCGCAAGACAAAACTCCCGACGGGGAAAAACCTGCGAAAGTAGATCCCGAGAAAAAAGAAGCGAGTCCCCCCGAAGAAGAAAAAGAGCCTCCATTACCCAAAATTGAACAAATGCAGATACCGACGGTCGATGAACTGCTGAAGAAGCCGCCCGTTGACTGGATCGTACTGGAAAATGATTACGTCCTGGTCGTGGAACCAGTCTATCCGCGACCTGATACACTGGGTCAGCTCGAGGCTGCTTTGAAAGAAAGCTATAACTGGCCCAAACCAAGAAGCAAAGAAGAAATTGACGAACAACGTAAACTTCGAGCATCCTATAATTTCCTCCAATTAACGTTGGTGGACGATAAAGAAAACCCCGAATACCGGATCCAGAGAAAGAATGTCAAACAAGTCGTCCACCATGAAGACCAGATTCTAAAACGGATCGATGAACTGCTGAAGTCGAATGATTTAAGAACGGCATTTGAAATGTTACTGGTTCTGGATCGTAAACATCGTGACTGGCCTGGATTTGACCAGCGTCAACAACGGTTGATGTTCCTGGAAGCCAAAGACAAACAGAAATCAAAACAATACGATAATGCGCTTGCTTTCATTGAAGATTTACACGGCCGTTCCCCGGAATACCCAGGCTTGAGTAAACTGGCAGGCGAAGTAATTGATGTCATTATTACTCAATCCGTTAAAGAAAACGCATTTCGAAAGGCGCATTACTACTTAAAACGTCTGGCGACGATGTTCCCCAGGCAACAAACGGTTGCCAAATGGACAGAATCGTTTCTCAATCAGTCTAACGACATTTTGAATCAGGCAGAACAGATCGCAAAACAGAATCAGTTCCAGGAAGCAGTCCAACTCGTCTCCCGTGCGTCAATTGTCTGGCCCGCCAACCCTCGCATTCGCGAATCATTGCTGCGGTACCATAACCGTTACCCCGTGATCAATGTCGGTGTCCTCGAAACAGCAGTAGAAAAAACCCCGTTCTTTCTGGAACGGGACTCAACACGTCGTCATCAGAAACTGACACAGATCCCCTTATTTGAAGTCGGCCGCGTCGATCAGACTCCCCAATATCAGAGCCGCTTCTTTGAACAGTGGGAACCAACCGACCTGGGACGCCGGGCCGATTTTTTTCTGCGACATTCTTACGCCACCTGGGAATCACATCCCAAGTTACTGGCGGCCGATATTACGCGTTTCCTGCAAAATAAAATCACACCCGGAAGCAATCAATACGACGAACGTTTTGACAGCTATGTACGATCAGTTTCAACCACCGATCCCTTTACATTCAGTATCTATTTCGACCGGGTTCCCTTACGCACAGAATGGTTGTTGGCTTTACCCATAGAAGCGTCTCCCATCTGGGAGAACGTCGCGGTCGATTCAGAAAGCAAACCGGCAAACTCCGATGTATTTGTCTCAAGTCGATTTATCATTGATCAGAAAAACCCCAATGAGGTGCGTTATGTACGCGCGGTACCAGAGCCCGCTGACCTACGTGAATTTAACATTGCCCAGATCAATGAAATCAGGTACCCCAGTTTTGAGAAGTCATTCCAGGCTTTACTACTCGGCGAAGTCTCTGTGCTTCCGTTCCTCCCAGCCAAACTGGTTTCATTTTTCCAGGAATCGGAAGAATATAATGTCGTCCAAAGTGAAATCCCCTTAACGCATGTCCTGCAATTCAACCCCGAAAGCAATCCTTTGAAAATTGTAGAGTTGCGGCGTGCTCTTGCTTATGCCATTGATCGAAACAAGATCTTAAAAGAAACACTGTTACACGAATCAAAATTATTAAACGGTCGATTGATTACGGCCCCCTACTACACCGGACTACAGGCATATAATCAGCAGGTTCCTCAACGCGAATATAATTTCCCCCTGGCTGTGGCGTTAGCAGTCGCATCACAAAAAAAACTAAGCGGTCAATTTCCACCGCTGCATATGCTCTGCGATCCGAACCCGGAAGCACAGGAAGCAGCACAGGAATTAATCAAAGCCTGGGCAAGAATTGGCATTCATGTCATGCTGATCCCCAACACTCCCGCAGAAGCAGAAAAAAAGAACCTAAAATGGGATATCGTCTACCGCACCGTAGCCATGACAGAACCGGTCATGGAACTCTGGCCGTTCCTGACAGTCGGAAAAGGCGCACAGATCGAATCTCTGGAGATTTTCCCCGACTGGATGAGACAGAAATTAATTCAGCTTGATGAAGCAACCGACTGGGAAACAGCCACAGCCCTCTTAAAGAAACTACAACAGCAACTCTATTCCATGGCACATATTGTCCCTTTATGGGAGATTGACCAGTTCCATGTTTTCCGGACCA
This window of the Gimesia fumaroli genome carries:
- a CDS encoding ABC transporter substrate-binding protein, whose protein sequence is MIPFKTIMLQISFLSMLLFVVGQPASDAQDKTPDGEKPAKVDPEKKEASPPEEEKEPPLPKIEQMQIPTVDELLKKPPVDWIVLENDYVLVVEPVYPRPDTLGQLEAALKESYNWPKPRSKEEIDEQRKLRASYNFLQLTLVDDKENPEYRIQRKNVKQVVHHEDQILKRIDELLKSNDLRTAFEMLLVLDRKHRDWPGFDQRQQRLMFLEAKDKQKSKQYDNALAFIEDLHGRSPEYPGLSKLAGEVIDVIITQSVKENAFRKAHYYLKRLATMFPRQQTVAKWTESFLNQSNDILNQAEQIAKQNQFQEAVQLVSRASIVWPANPRIRESLLRYHNRYPVINVGVLETAVEKTPFFLERDSTRRHQKLTQIPLFEVGRVDQTPQYQSRFFEQWEPTDLGRRADFFLRHSYATWESHPKLLAADITRFLQNKITPGSNQYDERFDSYVRSVSTTDPFTFSIYFDRVPLRTEWLLALPIEASPIWENVAVDSESKPANSDVFVSSRFIIDQKNPNEVRYVRAVPEPADLREFNIAQINEIRYPSFEKSFQALLLGEVSVLPFLPAKLVSFFQESEEYNVVQSEIPLTHVLQFNPESNPLKIVELRRALAYAIDRNKILKETLLHESKLLNGRLITAPYYTGLQAYNQQVPQREYNFPLAVALAVASQKKLSGQFPPLHMLCDPNPEAQEAAQELIKAWARIGIHVMLIPNTPAEAEKKNLKWDIVYRTVAMTEPVMELWPFLTVGKGAQIESLEIFPDWMRQKLIQLDEATDWETATALLKKLQQQLYSMAHIVPLWEIDQFHVFRTNIKGYADRPLIFYDNVEQWITTPLYPKVETFTQK